The following proteins are encoded in a genomic region of Zea mays cultivar B73 chromosome 9, Zm-B73-REFERENCE-NAM-5.0, whole genome shotgun sequence:
- the LOC103639232 gene encoding uncharacterized protein, translated as MGSEKGGAKVIGGGGGGGGIFNLFDWKRKSRKKLFSNSPEASKLVKRSEETLLSVRLHLGDEDEGIGVSSFKGSSDYSCASSVTDEEGREMKAPGVVARLMGLDAMPTLGVPEPYCTPFRDTISFRDSHSLKRSPEYSTNDQFGHVPRRVDGYIRKPLDFRAPKMPSSPIERFQMEALPPRSAKPLPMSHHRLLSPIKNPGFTSARNAVQIMEEAAKILQPRAQTSSREKVCSFSPARIPLRVSEPRENIPFSQRAVPLKPQSSRTAPELPNVRISRAQQMNRSWNSEEDIVIFRPSVDSYEINNPSCSKNNKGKSVSLAVQAKNNVQKREGATGSGRNSRVQKEHDEKRVNQPFRSQSNLQRNKQQKKPSSSGTSSPVLWQNNQKQNSLVTKGKVALNKTVSTQQGRKVMAGDSSSGKIKSGSKNSKVGRKDIVESISGDREGSSSNNKDFPQKKRLIERNSTNEKGTFVPENPVGKLLKQVQPNVVMDEHIKWNKECKDTTDVVSFTFTSPLVKPSAGPSRLAGKWDTRSNLDMDAGCDKDDSDNKAQGLSSVGLNFVNGDALSLLLEKKLKELTSKIDPSITFTRGDTFAPATFTLEEPPTSSCSNWGSESGAFDCSPSELKPSQYDYCPSAQSSTKGQNFRGSKIKVEEQEECSSISNARKEQENEDLSPLSVLEPTTSLSESCWSSECSDSSGGGKVYPSLFDVKNGQGNFLINPASVDIEAKTTDSASSASADTSDVSDITQCSKRSRHTELEYIADVLSSVNLTTDELGSLFVNQDRSALHPLLFEKLENTHAYTQGKEPFCHRGYRRLLFDCVNECLETRRTTYFRAGYAAWSKGAATLGMEEAQVCSEVTSWKRMGDWTEDELVDKDMSGGLGTWVDFRVEEFEAGEEVENHVLSSLLDEVVGDMVARRRRPGVFVI; from the exons ATGGGGTCCGAGAAGGGTGGAGCCAAGGTtattggcggcggtggaggaggaggcgggatcTTCAACCTATTTGATTGGAAGCGAAAGTCACGCAAGAAGCTGTTCTCCAACTCGCCAG AGGCGTCTAAGCTTGTCAAGAGGAGCGAAGAAACCTTGCTGTCAGTGCGTCTCCACTTG GGTGATGAAGATGAGGGGATTGGTGTATCAAGCTTCAAGGGAAGCAGCGACTACAGCTGTGCGTCTTCAGTGACCGATGAGGAAGGGCGTGAGATGAAGGCGCCAGGTGTTGTGGCCAGGCTCATGGGCCTGGACGCCATGCCCACCTTGGGTGTTCCAGAACCGTACTGCACACCGTTCCGAGACACAATATCATTCAGGGACAGCCACAGCCTCAAGAGGAGCCCTGAGTACTCAACGAATGACCAATTCGGTCATGTTCCTCGAAGAGTTGATGGATATATCAGGAAGCCATTGGATTTCAGAGCACCAAAGATGCCAAGCAGCCCGATTGAAAGGTTCCAGATGGAAGCATTGCCACCAAGGTCCGCAAAGCCTCTACCAATGTCTCACCATAGATTGTTGTCCCCCATCAAGAATCCAGGTTTCACTTCAGCGAGGAATGCTGTCCAGATCATGGAGGAAGCAGCCAAGATTCTTCAGCCAAGGGCACAAACAAGCTCTAGGGAGAAAGTATGTTCTTTTAGCCCGGCGCGGATTCCTTTGAGAGTTTCGGAGCCAAGAGAGAACATCCCTTTTTCTCAGAGGGCTGTGCCTCTGAAACCGCAATCATCCAGGACTGCTCCTGAGCTGCCAAATGTGAGAATCTCTAGAGCACAGCAGATGAACCGAAGCTGGAATAGTGAGGAGGATATTGTCATATTCAGACCATCGGTTGATTCTTATGAGATTAATAATCCTAGTTGTTCTAAGAACAACAAGGGAAAGTCTGTTTCATTGGCAGTCCAGGCAAAGAACAACGTCCAGAAGAGGGAAGGCGCAACTGGTTCTGGGAGGAATTCACGAGTACAAAAAGAACATGATGAGAAAAGGGTAAACCAACCATTTAGGAGTCAGTCTAATCTCCAGAGAAACAAGCAGCAAAAGAAGCCATCATCATCTGGCACTTCTTCCCCTGTTCTTTGGCAAAATAATCAGAAACAGAATTCTTTGGTGACCAAAGGCAAGGTGGCACTAAACAAAACCGTCTCAACACAGCAAGGCAGAAAGGTGATGGCCGGAGATTCATCTTCTGGGAAGATCAAGAGTGGAAGCAAGAACTCTAAAGTTGGCAGAAAAGACATTGTGGAAAGCATTAGTGGTGATAGAGAAGGATCATCGTCGAACAACAAGGACTTCCCGCAGAAGAAACGGTTGATAGAGAGAAACTCCACCAACGAGAAGGGTACATTTGTGCCTGAAAACCCAGTGGGTAAACTTCTGAAGCAGGTTCAACCTAATGTTGTTATGGACGAGCACATTAAATGGAACAAGGAATGTAAAGATACCACAGATGTTGTGTCATTTACCTTCACCTCACCCTTGGTCAAACCATCGGCAGGACCGTCCAGACTGGCGGGTAAGTGGGATACAAGAAGCAATCTTGATATGGACGCAGGATGTGATAAAGATGATTCAGATAACAAGGCTCAAGGGTTGTCATCAGTGGGGCTGAACTTTGTAAATGGTGATGCATTGAGCCTTCTTCTAGAAAAGAAGCTGAAGGAGCTAACATCAAAAATTGATCCATCAATCACCTTTACGAGGGGTGACACATTTGCGCCTGCTACTTTTACCTTGGAGGAACCACCAACCTCTTCATGCAGTAATTGGGGCTCAGAAAGTGGAGCATTTGACTGTAGCCCTTCTGAACTAAAACCTTCTCAGTATGATTATTGCCCTTCAGCCCAGTCATCTACAAAAGGCCAAAATTTTCGAGGCAGTAAAATAAAG GTGGAAGAAcaagaagaatgcagcagcataaGCAATGCAAGGAAGGAACAGGAAAATGAAGATCTAAGTCCCCTATCTGTGCTTGAACCCACCACCTCTCTAAGCGAGAGTTGCTGGTCTTCTGAGTGTTCGGACAGCAGCGGTG GGGGTAAGGTTTATCCATCACTTTTTGATGTTAAAAATGGTCAGGGGAATTTCTTGATTAACCCAGCATCAGTTGATATCGAGGCAAAGACAACAGACTCAGCCTCTTCGGCATCAGCAGATACATCGGATGTTTCAGATATCACCCAATGCTCTAAAAGATCAAGACACACAGAGCTGGAGTACATCGCAGATGTGCTAAGCAGTGTGAACTTGACAACAGATGAACTGGGATCACTCTTCGTCAATCAGGATAGATCAGCTCTGCACCCCCTCCTCTTCGAGAAACTGGAGAATACGCATGCGTACACACAAGGGAAAGAGCCCTTTTGCCATCGAGGGTACAGGCGGCTGTTGTTCGACTGCGTGAATGAGTGCCTGGAGACAAGACGCACGACCTACTTCCGGGCAGGATATGCGGCATGGAGCAAAGGAGCAGCGACGCTGGGCATGGAGGAGGCCCAAGTCTGCAGTGAGGTAACCAGCTGGAAGCGCATGGGAGACTGGACGGAGGACGAGCTCGTCGACAAGGACATGAGCGGCGGGCTGGGCACATGGGTCGATTTCCGGGTGGAGGAGTTCGAGGCCGGTGAGGAGGTGGAGAACCACGTACTGAGCTCACTGCTCGATGAGGTGGTGGGCGACATGGTCGCGAGACGGCGGCGGCCAGGAGTATTTGTGATTTGA